The stretch of DNA TGCCCAAGACGGAGTTATGTattaacatacatatagatatacattatatatatatatatatatatatatatatatatatatatatatatatatctatatatatatgtatattgtatatatatgtgtgtgtgtaaaactatatatatatatatatatatatatatatatatatatatatatatatatatatacatatatatatatatatatatatatatatatatttatatatatatatatatatatattatatatataatatatatatatatatatattttatagatatatatatatatatatatatatatatatatatatatatatatatatttatatatatatatatatatatatatatatataaatatatatatatatatatactaaactatACACATACGATGGATAATATACTATTAAAAGGGCAATATTCAGATAAAAATCTGCACCGGTCCCAAAATGACTAACTGAAAACTATGCACAGCATCGTAACATTGAACACGAGTCGCCAGACTAGGACAATAATTCATCGCACGTACATAATCACACATGACATTCCAACAAGGACGATTGCCAGTTATAAGGAGCAGTACTACACACACAATTAAGTAGACGCCAGCAAGGAGACTGACGGAGCCCCGACAACACAAAAAAGGCTTCCCTGACATTCTGCAGCAGCGATTCTGTTGACAGGACAAATACTCTCAGACAAGGCCAGCCAGTCATTAACTTTCGTTCCCACTTCCTGTTTGCTCTTCCGCccacctccttccttccttccttccttccctcctggATGGTCGGCTGTTCTACTCGAATTgattcccgcccccccccccccccccccccccccccccccccccccccacccccccccccccttttattttatttaaatttttacattttttcctcgCTTGACatcacttgatatatatatatatatatatgtatatatatatatatatatatatatatatatatatatatatatgtatgtatgtatgtatgtatgtatgaatttatgtatgtatgtatctatctgtacatgtatatatatattatatatatatatatatatatatatatatctatatatatattatatatggtatatgatgTATGGTATGtgtatctaactatctatctatctatctgtatctaatatataaaatatatatatatatatatatatatattacatcttatATAGCTcgcataatattaatatatattatgtatatatatcatatatatatatatctatatatatatatatatatactatatatatatatatatatatggaagtacaAAAACATGCAAGTACCCACAGTCTCTTACTCAGGGATCGTCTCCAGTAATTATGCAAAGATGACCTATAAGAAGGGTATtagaaaaatgaggaaaagtATATTTAAGAGCATTCATGAACCTGACAAATAATTTTATTACTTGGTAGTCGAAGCACACAACAGATaatttttgattatatatataatatatatatataatataaataatataatatatttatatacatatggatatatattatatatatatgtagtatatgttgtatgtatgtatgtatgtctgtatgcacGAATGTGCATATTTCATGTGTACGAAAGAAAGACAAAGTTCCATGACCTGAATAAAGATAGAGGAGGCTCCAATGAAATTAttgttgaacagagagagagagagagagagagagagagagagagagagagagagagagccagccagccCTAATTACAGAGGGGGTTggacgaaaaatatatactctcGTTCTTTCCCATAGAGACGGGTAAGTTGCACCATTAAGGCggagcaaaagaaaaagattctTTGGTCTTTCAGACCCAAAATGACAGCTTCCATCTTcttattcttgttcttgttcttgttcttgttcttgttcttgttcttcttctcttctccgcctcctcctcttcctcctcctcctcctcctcctccttctcctcctcctcctcctcctcctcctcctcctcctcctcctcctcctccttcttcttcttcttcttcttcttctttgcttaatctctcgtattttctttttgtttattttcatcctgactgctactactactactactacaactattattattattatttttttttttttttttttttttttttgttttttttttttttttttttgctctatcacagtcctccaattcgactgggtggtatttatagtgtggggttccggttgcatcctgcctccttaggagtccatcacttttcttactatgtgtgccgtttctaggatcacactcttctgcatgagtcctggagctacttcagcctctagtttttctagattccttttcatgggatcttgggatcgtgcctagtgctcctatgattatgggtacgatttctactggcatatcccatatccttcttatttctattttcagatcttgatactatccattttttgtttccctctctttctcttcaactctggtgtcccatggtattgatacatcaatgagtgatactttctcttgactttgtcaatcaacgtcacgtctggtctgtttgcacgtattaccctatccgttctgataccatagtcccagagatctttgcctgatcgttttctatcactccttcaggttggtgctcgtaccacttattagtgcaaggtagctgatgtttcttgcacaggctccagtggagggcttttgccacagaatcatgcctctttttgtactggttctgtgcaagtgccgggcattcacttgctatgtggtttatggtttcatttttcttattgcacttcctacatatgggagagatgttatttccgtctatcgttctttgaacatatctggttcttagggctgatcttgtgccgctgttatcattccttcagtttccttctttagctctcccctctgtaggccattgccaattgtcatcgcttgctagttctttagtctgtctcatgtattgtccgtgcattggtttgttgtgccagtcctctgttctgtctgtctttctcatgtctctgtatatttctgggtcttcgtctacttttattagtccttcttccatgcactctttagccactcgtcttcactggttttcagatattgccccagtgctctgttttcgatgttgacgcagtcctctatacttagtagtcctctctccttcctttcgtgttatgtatagtctctccgtatttgctcttgggtgtagtgctttgtgtattgtcatatgtttcctggttttctgatctatgctgcggagttctgccttcgtccattccactattcctgcgctgtatctgattactggcactgcccatgtgtttatggcttttatcatatttccggcgttgagttttgacttgagtatcgccttgagtctctgcatatattctttcctgatcggtgtccttccatctcttggtgtttttatatcccctccttccatattcccaggtatttgtattcctgtttcatctatgtgtttgatgttgctcccatctggtagctttatcccttcagttctcgttattttgcctttttgtatgttgactaaggcgcatttttctattccaaactccatcctgatgtccccagatacaatccttacagtctggattagggaatctatttccttgatgctcttaccatacagcttgatgtcgtccatgaacatcagatggttgattctgttgcctcttttcttgagctggtacccggcatccatcttctgtagtacttttgtcatgggaatcatggctactaggaagagtagtggggacagtgagtcgccctggaagatccctctcctgatattaacctctgctagtcttattccagagcttgtaagtattgtattccagttgcgcattgtatttttgaggaagctgatggtgttttcctctgccccatatattttctggcattctattagccatgtgtgtggtatcatgtcgaaggctttcttatagtctatccatgccatgcttaggttggttttccttcttctactgttcttcattaccattttgtctatcaggagctggtcttttgtgcccctacatttccttctgcagcctttctgttggtgggggatggtgtttgtctcctctaggtagttgtatagcctttcactgatgatacctgttagtaacttccacattattggtaggcaggtgataggcctgtagttactggctatatttcccttactcttgtctttttgtactaaggatgttcttcctgtggtcatccatttgggtgcttggtgatttgagatacaatgctggagttgttctgctattcgtgggtgtagggccttgaagtttttcagccagtatccatgaaggcattgtattattattattattattattattattattattattattattattattattattattattattattattattattatccgtagAAAGCAATAGCTgtctaaaatattattattattcaagaaaataTCTGTAGAAAGCATTAATtgcctaaattattattattattattattattattattattattattattattattattattattattattattattattattgttattattattcaagaaagtATCCGTAGAGAGCAACAACAGTCTAATAACCTACCCAGAAACGATGtcaagaggacagagagagagagagagagagagagagagagagagagagagagagagagagagagagagattttatatccAGTTGTTGTAAATAAAGGAGAAACACTATAGAGTGAAGGGAATCATATAAGTAGAGATAAAAAACGCTCCCATACAAGCGACTGTGAAGCGACTGACTTTAATCCGGCCTCGTGCCGGAGTCAGTCAGCTTTTTATTCAGACACTCTTCCAGgaaggatatttttttaatatttacatatatattactgcgGACATTTTATCCGGGACATTCCCCGTTGTTGCGCTCTTTACAAATAGGGGGAATTACAATTTATTCTTCTGggaacactgagagagagagagagagagagagagagaatgttatttgtttgaaaacgtgggaaaaaattatatgaatatcaccttcttcatttgagagatatatatgttggaattaactttgtgaaaggctttacttgtttatttagttgagtatcccatttaatttgctgtttcaacattttctttaatgtcatttgaattacgaattttattaaataatctaagtttattgaaactgcattattattaattgtattgtattgctttagtttgagtgatttgcctttgtaattgttgagtaagaaatttgagaataagtgattgttactgttttgtgatcctgtaagattttccgatgacttcttgtcatcgtttgttgtaagaatttaaacagaatacagttagTAACAGCGGCGTCACCACCCAGCTTTCCTTTCTCAACCCTTCTTGGATGTTGTTAGTCAGATATTAAGAACATTTTGGTGCCCAGACCCCCGGAAAGGATATCAAGAACCCGTTTGTGAGTAATTATATGCTAATAAATAGTTCAAGATGGAGAATTTgttaaagaagagaaaggcagccAGAGGATGGGTTTCTAGGCTAGGAAAGGAACTCGTAAGTTTATTAGGAAGGCCTGTTCTTAGTGCAGTTGAATTGAAGGCTGTTATTGAAAATTTTGATATTAGTTTGTCCAAGTTAGATGAAGTACAGTCAGAAATAGAAGTTGAGTTAGAAAGTGACTTGCTTGATGATGACTTGGACAAGGCCTTTGAGTTTAGAACGACGTCTCTTATACCTAGGATTAAGGCTGCTGAGAAACTCCTCAAGTTAGACAAAAAAGGTGACGATGATAGTAGTACTACTAATGGATCTTCAGGTGCACAAGTGAAGCTGCCTAAGCTAGAACTGCCGAAATTTAAAGGAGAAGTGACAGAATGGCAGTCCTTTTGGGACCAGTTCAGTTGCCATATAGGCAATTCAGATATACCAGTAATAAGTAAGTTTAGTTATTTAGCGTCATTGCTGGAAGGAGAAGCAAAATCAGTTATCTCAGGTCTATCTCACACAAGTGTAAATTATAAGATTGCATGTGATCTACTTAAGGAGAGATTTGGAAGGCCAGAGAGGATGATATTTGCCCATGTTCAAGCACTTTTAAATGGCAAGGTTCCTGTTAAGGCAGGAGGCCCTAAGTATGTTTACCCGCTGTGGAATCTACAGGATGAGTTGTTGACGCATATCAGAAGTTTAGAGGCTTTAGGTGTATCTGGTAAGCAGTGTGAAGTTTTCCTGACGCCAATTATTCTTTCTCGTCTTCCGAGTGAAATACGACTGGAGTGGGCTAGGAAAGGCGCTGGTCATGAAAGTGATTTGGAATGGCTTCTGAAATTTttacaagaagaaattgaaactatTGAAAGGTCTAAGACATTTAAAGATGTTACTTCTAGGAAACCAGAAAATCCTAGTGtatctgaagaaaaaagaaactggcaCTCTAAGGGCTCAAGGAAGAAGGTAACCTCTGCATCTGCTCTGCATACTTCATCAGAGGTTGAATATCCTATCTGTGGATTTTGtgctaaaaaacataaaacagaaaattgttaTGAAACCCTGAAATTGAATGGGCCACAGCAtgctgagaaaataaaatctgctgGATTGTGCTTTAAGTGTTTAAAAAAGGGTCATTTAGCTAAAGGGTGTTTTTCCAAGTgtaaaaaatgtaatggaaaacaAAACCTCATAATGTGTGGGATTAAGTTGGATTCAAATAAGGATAATGACTCCATAAAGGTTGCAGTAGAGAACAGgtctgaaattgtaaataaaagtaatgagCAAGGTTCCTCTATTAATTTTGCTGGAGCTGCTTTTCATAACGTTGCTTCTACAAATGTAACTTGTACTATTTTACAAACTGCAAAGGTTCGTGTCGTGGGATCTAATGGCATACCTATTGAAGCAAGAGCTTTGTTTGACAGTGGGTCTGACCGTACTTATGTtagtagtaatattgtaaagaaaTGTAAACCTGAGTGGATTACTAGTCAGCCCCTTGCATATTCAGTATTTGGAGGTGACAATTCAAGTAAGAGTAGCCTaagtaacatttataaattgaaggTACTTGATCGTAATAATTTATCACATTTGTTGACAGCTATTGAGATTCCTAAGATATGTCAGCCCTTGATTAGACCagttattccaaataatatgttaaATGCCTTTTCTCATATACAACTTGCTGATGATTATCAGAATAATTCACATGTGAATGTTGATATATTGATAGGTTTGGATGCATACTGGCAGTTCATAAAGTCTGATGATGTAATTCAATTTAATGGAATTGTAGCTCAAAACTCTGTATTTGGTTGGGTACTGTCTGGTGCCTGGCATGCTAATCCTTTTTATCCCTGTACGTCATCTCAAATCTTGTGTATTTCAAAGGTGTCTGATTATGATGTAAGTAAATTTTGGGATCTGGAATCTGTAGGGATTAGTCCTAAGGAGTCCAGTAATCAATTAAAGTCAAATTTCACATTGCAGgaattttctgagaaaattcAATTTGTTGAAGGTAGGTATGAAGTAGCCCTACCTTGGAAAAGTGAAACAGCTAAGAGTGATCTAATAGATAATAAACAACTTTCTTTAAAGAGACTAAATAAATTACACTGTAAATTGGATAAGGATGTTAAGCTGAAAACTGAGTATTACAAGGTTTTTGATGAGTATGAAAAGGAGGGTATAATTGAGGAAATTCCTAGTAATGAGATTAGTAGtgctttccctattttttatatgCCTCACAGACCTGTTGTAAGAGAGGCTAGTACAAGTACAAAGGTAAGACCTGTTTTTGATGCTTCCGCTGCTAGTTACAATGGAGTATCATTGAATGATTGTCTCCTAACTGGCCCCTCTCTTAACCCCGACTTAGTAAAAATACTGATTCGATTTAGGAGATGGCCTATAGCCTTGTCAGGTGATATCAACAAGGCATTTTTACAAGTGAGTATGAGACGAGAAGATAGAGATGTACATCGTTTCTTACTGAAGTGTGAAAATGGTATTAGAATTATGAGATTTCGGCGTGTTCCATTTGGTAACACTGCTAGcccctttttattaaatgctACAATTCTATATCATCTTGAACAGTGTAAAAtgactgaggtaatacaagagttaaaggaaaatatgtatgtagataattgGTTGAGTGGTGCTGACAGCTTTAATGAAGCTTATGCCAAGTTCAGTGAGCCTCGTAAGGTTTTATCTCGCAGGTATGCCTTTGACCAAATGGGTCTCTAATAGCAAATTAGTGACTTCTAGATTTAATGATAGAATTAATCTTGTTAAAGAAGATGAAGCTACTGGTGTGTTAGGATTGCATTGGTATAACAAttctgatacattttcctttcatggAATTGAACTAAGCTCTAAGGTAGAGCTGGAGTTGACCAAACGATCAGTTTTGAGTCTTATTGCTAAATTATTTGATCCTCTGGGTCTTATAAGTCCCTTTGTAATGTATGGTAAAATACTCTCTCAGGACATTTGGAGATTGGGTCTTCTTTGGGATGATTTATTACCTCTGGAAATGCAGGTTAAGTTTCAGAAGTGGGTCGAGAGTGCTAAATTTCTGAAATCTTGGAATGTTAATAGGTGCTATTTTCCTGATACTTCATGGGCaggtctttgtaaaattgaattaCATGCCTTTGGAGATGCTTCCACAAAGGGGTAtggtgcttgtgtatatatacgaaCCTGCTCCCAGGATGGTTCTTATAAGGTGTCATTGTTGGCATCCAGATCTAGAGTAGCACCTATCAAGACAGTAACTCTTCCTAGACTGGAATTAATGGGGAGTTTATTGTGTTCAAGGTTAGTAGTTTTGTAAAGAATGCTCTAAGTTTGGGTAATGATACCTCCCTCATGTGTTGGACTGATTCTAAGATAGCACTTGCTTGGATTCAAGGAGACCCTTGTAAATGGAAACCCTTTGTAGCTAACAGAGTTACTGAAATCCAAAGTATAACTCCACCTAGCTGTTGGCATCATTGTTCAGGAATTGACAACCCTTCTGATTTGATATCCAGGGGGATGTTAGGTGATCAGCTTTTGGCTAATAGTTTATGGGTAAATGGTCCCTCCTGGCTATCTGAACCTTTGTTATTTTGTCATGAAggtaaaaaattgttttctattatGGAAGAAGCTAATTGTAAGGACGATATGACTTGTGTTGCTCTCAGTTTAGACACATCTTTGTTTGAATTTGATAGATGGAGTCACTTTAGTAAAGCTCAGCATGTAATGGCTTGGGTTTTGAGATTTGTACATAACTGTAAAATGCATGTAATTAAATGTTTGGGAACTTCAGGCCCACTGACTTTAGATGAATTAGAGAAGGccaaaactaaaatgatttaTTGTGTACAGAGAGAGGTCTATCCCTCGGAATTTAAtgctttattgagaaaaaaaccTATTCCAAGGGGTGTAAATTGGATCCTTTTGTGTAAATTGGATCCTTTTCTAGATGAGCAAGGTTTATTGAGAATTAAGGGTAGGCTTGAGCATGCAGATTTAACCTATGAAAGTAAACACCCAGTAATAATACCCAAATGTCACTTTGCTAAACTACTTGTCAGCTTTCAACATATTTCTTAAACATGCAGGTGTTTCTTCTATTATGTCTTCCTTAAGAAGTAGTTTTTGGATAATAGGAATTAGAGTATTAGCAATGTCTGTcatcaagaaatttgttagaTGTCAAAGACATGATTCAAGGGCTTGCATTCAACCTGTAGCTCCTTTACCAGAATTAAGGGTGAAGGCTGCACCACCATTTACTGTAACTGGTCTCGACTTTGCTGGTCCTCTATTTTGTGTTGATTTTGCAtcgaaaaagttttatattttgtttttcacgtgCGCTGTAGTCCGCTCCATACATGTAGAGCTTACTGACTCCATGAGTGTCCTTGACTGTATGCTTGCAATTCGCAGATTAATTGCTCGTAGGGGCCTTCCATCAGTGCTGTATTCCGATAATGCTAAGACCTTTGTTGCATGTGTCAGTGAATTGCAAAAGGTTTATGGACACCTGTCTCCCCACTGGAGATTTATAGTTCCAAGGTCTCCTTGGTGGGGAGGTTGGTGGGAACGTTTAATAAGATCAGTAAAGTCTGCTGTTCGAAAAACTTTAGGtggtaattatatttccaggtGTGAATTAGAAACGACCTTACATGAAGTTGAGGCATGTGTAAATTCCAGGCCTTTGACTTTTGTTAGTGATGAACCTGATGCCCCTGTCCCTttatctccctctcattttcttattGGGAGAAGTACAGGTTTTCAAACTCCGGTGAACACTGACCCTTCTTGTATTTCAGCCAAGGATTTAAGTGATAGAGAAATCTTAAGAAGGCAGATCTTAAatatgttttggactgtatggaGCAATGATTATATCTGGAGTTTACCTTGTGTTGTTAAGGGTTTCACTCCAAATTGTGACCTGAAAAGGGGCGATTTAGTGTTAGTGAAGGAAGATAATTTGCCCAGACTGCATTGGCCCTTGGGTGTGATAGTTGATGTATTTCCAGGCAAAGATGGACTTATTAAaagtgtaaatgtaaaaaattccAAGGGGGTAATTACCAGGCCTATGCAAAGATTACATTATCTGGAAATTTCAAGTTTTGACTCTGAAGCTATAACAGAAACCATAAATGAATCCATGCCTGAATCCCCTCTTGAGAAATCTAAGTCTGTATTCCCTCTTGAGTACTCTGTTGAGAATCGCACCCGATCGGGCAGGATAACTAATGTCCCTAAGAAACTAGATTTGTGATCATATAGGTTTGTATCTAGATTCACATGTTTATTCAAGATTTGTAAGTCCATTTTGCTATAAATAACATTTAtcctaatttattgtttattttttgtctcttagcaaacatcagtttgagttactactacagaatctattgaaattactgttaaattttaacttcctatttgagacaAATTCCAGTGTAACTTACTGTATGTTACTGGACTGTACCTTGttcattattatgttttctttgtttgataGGAGTTATGACTCCTATGGTGGGGAGAATGTTTgaattaactttgtgaaaggctttacttgtttatttagttgagtatgccatttaatttgctgtttcaacgttttctttaatgtcatttgaattacgaattttattaaataatctaagtttattgaaactgcattattattaattgtattgtattgctttagtttgagtgatttgcctttgtaattgttgagtaagaaatttgagaataagtgattgttactgttttgtgatccAGTAAGATTTTCCAATGACTTCTTGTCATCGTTTGTTGTaagaatttaaacagaatacagttagaaacagcggcgtcaccacccggctttcctttctcaacccttcttggatgttgttagtcatatattaagaactatatatatatatatatatatatatatatatatatatatatatatatatatatgtatgatatatgcataaacatgtatatgtatgcatgtatgtatgtatgtatgtagttgtatgtatgtatatatatataaatataaatatatatatatatatattatatatatatatatatatatatatatatatatattatatatatatatatatatatatatatatatatatatatatatatagtatatatatatatatatatagtatatatgctcaataaatttctttgcttttcatGGTTAAGTATTATGCAAACGTGAAGATTTGCCCATGGatagtgtataataataataataataataataataataataataataataataataataataataataataataataatgaatattattattgttattatttttatta from Macrobrachium nipponense isolate FS-2020 chromosome 18, ASM1510439v2, whole genome shotgun sequence encodes:
- the LOC135196581 gene encoding uncharacterized protein LOC135196581, translated to MENLLKKRKAARGWVSRLGKELVSLLGRPVLSAVELKAVIENFDISLSKLDEVQSEIEVELESDLLDDDLDKAFEFRTTSLIPRIKAAEKLLKLDKKGDDDSSTTNGSSGAQVKLPKLELPKFKGEVTEWQSFWDQFSCHIGNSDIPVISKFSYLASLLEGEAKSVISGLSHTSVNYKIACDLLKERFGRPERMIFAHVQALLNGKVPVKAGGPKYVYPLWNLQDELLTHIRSLEALGVSGKQCEVFLTPIILSRLPSEIRLEWARKGAGHESDLEWLLKFLQEEIETIERSKTFKDVTSRKPENPSVSEEKRNWHSKGSRKKVTSASALHTSSEVEYPICGFCAKKHKTENCYETLKLNGPQHAEKIKSAGLCFKCLKKGHLAKGCFSKCKKCNGKQNLIMCGIKLDSNKDNDSIKVAVENRSEIVNKSNEQGSSINFAGAAFHNVASTNVTCTILQTAKVRVVGSNGIPIEARALFDSGSDRTYVSSNIVKKCKPEWITSQPLAYSVFGGDNSSRYEVALPWKSETAKSDLIDNKQLSLKRLNKLHCKLDKDVKLKTEYYKVFDEYEKEGIIEEIPSNEISSAFPIFYMPHRPVVREASTSTKCKMTEVIQELKENMYVDNWLSGADSFNEAYAKFSEPRKVLSRRYAFDQMGL
- the LOC135196582 gene encoding uncharacterized protein LOC135196582, whose translation is MSVIKKFVRCQRHDSRACIQPVAPLPELRVKAAPPFTVTGLDFAGPLFCVDFASKKFYILFFTCAVVRSIHVELTDSMSVLDCMLAIRRLIARRGLPSVLYSDNAKTFVACVSELQKVYGHLSPHWRFIVPRSPWWGGWWERLIRSVKSAVRKTLGGNYISRCELETTLHEVEACVNSRPLTFVSDEPDAPVPLSPSHFLIGRSTGFQTPVNTDPSCISAKDLSDREILRRQILNMFWTVWSNDYIWSLPCVVKGFTPNCDLKRGDLVLVKEDNLPRLHWPLGVIVDVFPGKDGLIKSVNVKNSKGVITRPMQRLHYLEISSFDSEAITETINESMPESPLEKSKSVFPLEYSVENRTRSGRITNVPKKLDL